In one Mycoplasmopsis canis PG 14 genomic region, the following are encoded:
- a CDS encoding M42 family metallopeptidase, giving the protein MDKKYEKLAKRLDHYMSIEAISRFEEPVAESLRNGIKNGAFEISRDKLGSIIFYKKSKKANAPKVMLAAHMDEVGYMVRTIKDNGNLMVTPIGGIWPSTVIGTKATVVSSETNERFYGVFGHTSIHIISDEKYKSAMKNDELYVDLGFSSKKEVEENKINIGDKIFMSGETIELKNNLIGGKAMDNRAGVTALEFIANNIADIDLGCDVYLVGTVQEEVGTRGARTSVQIINPDIAFAVDTGAAHDTTGAIEGTPVLGKGVSILVKDGGTLPDPKLINYLFEISKNKNIPAYKYVAAGGGTDAAELQYAPGGSSVMTISIPQRYLHSPIGVASLLDIQATIDLMSEFIKDLTPETYKEKISYK; this is encoded by the coding sequence CAATCGAAGCTATATCAAGATTTGAAGAACCTGTTGCAGAAAGTTTAAGAAATGGTATTAAAAATGGGGCCTTTGAAATTTCAAGAGATAAATTAGGATCAATAATTTTTTATAAAAAATCTAAAAAAGCTAATGCTCCAAAAGTTATGCTGGCAGCTCACATGGATGAAGTTGGTTATATGGTTAGAACAATCAAGGATAATGGTAATTTAATGGTGACACCAATAGGTGGAATTTGACCTTCAACTGTTATTGGAACAAAAGCAACCGTAGTTTCATCAGAAACAAATGAAAGATTTTATGGTGTATTTGGTCACACAAGTATACATATTATTTCTGATGAGAAATATAAATCAGCAATGAAAAACGATGAATTATACGTAGATTTAGGGTTTTCTTCAAAAAAGGAAGTTGAAGAAAACAAAATCAATATTGGTGATAAGATTTTTATGAGCGGAGAAACTATTGAGTTAAAAAATAATCTTATTGGCGGAAAAGCAATGGATAATAGAGCTGGTGTAACAGCTTTAGAGTTTATTGCTAATAATATTGCTGATATTGATCTAGGTTGTGATGTTTATTTAGTAGGAACTGTGCAAGAAGAAGTAGGAACAAGAGGAGCTAGAACATCTGTTCAAATAATTAATCCAGATATTGCTTTTGCTGTAGATACCGGGGCAGCACACGATACTACTGGCGCAATAGAAGGTACACCTGTTTTAGGTAAGGGAGTAAGTATATTAGTAAAAGATGGTGGCACATTACCTGATCCTAAACTAATTAATTATTTATTTGAAATATCTAAAAATAAAAATATTCCAGCATACAAATACGTAGCAGCTGGTGGCGGTACTGATGCAGCTGAATTACAATATGCTCCCGGTGGATCATCTGTAATGACTATCTCAATACCTCAAAGATATTTACATAGCCCAATTGGTGTGGCTTCGTTATTAGATATTCAAGCAACAATTGATTTAATGTCAGAATTTATAAAGGATTTAACACCAGAGACATATAAAGAAAAAATTTCTTATAAATAA